GTGAACACAGTATCATGTGGTGTAAAAAAGGTGAATCAAAAGTTTCACAACTGCAATTGTTTAAGCAGATGACTTTTCCTATATGTATATTAATTGAAAGCAATTACTAGCTGTTGCTTATATTTTTGCTGATTTAGTGTGCTGTTCTTTTGTTGCAGGCATACCTGGCGATGGTAGATGTTTGTTCCGTTCTGTGGTTCACGGAGCTTGCTTGAGAGAAGGAAAATCATCTCCAAGTGAGAGCATTCAAAAGGAGTTAGCAGATGAGCTTAGAGCTAAGGTATGACATGAACTCCTTTTCCAACCATTACTAGGGGCATACTTTGACTGACATATGATCCCTCACTATGTAGTTTGTCTGGTGCTTCCTACACTTTCCAGATAACTCAGTTTGTTCAAAGTATCCACTGGTGATTTTTCTGTAGTCTCATCTTATTCAATTGAACATTTTTTTTAGTGTTCTTAAAGTCAGCTAGTTTTTGGACATGGGTTTGCTAAGGTGCAGGTTGTTGAAATGCTTGCTTATTCTCTCTTCTTAATGTTGATCATTGTTGTCAATCTTGAAGGCGTCACATTTTTCTCACCTTTTTTGTTACAAAATGCAATTGATTTGGTCAGGTTGTGGATGAATTCATTAAGAGGCGTCAAGATACTGAATGGTTAGCTTTCTTCAATAATCTTTTCCTGGATTCTCATTCAACATCAATATGGAAATGTTTATGCACTTGTATACCCTTATTTCATGGAATAGGCAATCTAAAAAAGTGGGGATCTTCAATAAGTTTTGATGTTTGAGACCGGTGGAATCCATTAAACACTTAATATTCAGGGTTATTTAATTTCATTACTAGATTTTAGCTCCAAGTTGTCAGAAAAATAACCGATTTTATTGGTCTGCTGATTCCACAAATATTTGAAGGCATGCCTTGGATGATGAGGTTTAGGATAAACCATAATTATCCATTTTAAGAGTGTGAAAATTCTTTGCAATTTGTAGGTTTCTTGAAGGTGATTTTGATGCATACGTTGCACAGATGAGGCAGCCTCATATTTGGGGAGGAGAACCTGAGCTGCTGATGTCCTCCCATGTGCTACAGTAAGTCTATATTTCAAATGTTAAAGTTCTTTCTTAACTGTAACCTTGGTTATTCTAGTGAAGGGTTGGATCTTGGTAACTTTAGCagcctaaattttttttccaaatgccATGATAGTTCAGGTGATAACCATTCACCACCCAATCAAGAGCTAAAACTTGGATGAGAAGTatctgaattttttcttttttggtggtAATAGAAGTATCTGAATGTTAAATGTTATATTTTCCTGCCCTTGTGTTTTAGTAGTTGTCTCAGTCCAAACAATTTGAATGGATTGGGATGGCTGTAAAGTACACCACATTTGATCTGCCAAGGCAACAACAGGCCAGTCCATGTTTTCGTTTATTTAAGTTGGATCCTTACGAGATTTTTTATGCATGAATTTTACCGCAGGATGCCTATCACGGTATATATGAAGGATAAGTTCTCTGGCATCCTCAAATCCATAGCTGAATATGGTCAAGAGTATGGCAAGGACAACCCAATCCGTGTGCTATATAATGGTTGTGGACACTATGATGCATTGCAAAACCCTTATGAATCACAAGCCAAGATGTAAGTTTTAATGTCAACCCTGCCAGTTCATCTTTTAGCAAGGACATTTGAAGCGCATCGTCAATGAAATTATCTCTAGGAAGCTGGTTCTCTGTCAGTGATTGAGGTGATTGTAACAGGGCTTCAGTACCTTTTGATTCTTAACAGGCTTAACCGTTCCTAGAGTGTTTTACTATAAATAATTTTGGACCATGAAGGGACAACTTAAAGTCCAAGTCTTACCCCATGCATGAGCTGTGAGATCATCCATGTAAATGTAATGATCTTATTCGTGATTAAATGTGACAATTGTGATCATCCTGTGAGGTTCTTATGGGCATGAAAGATCTCACATTTACTATCAATCAAAATGCAAGCCACTGTCCCTTGCATTTTCCAACCAGGTCCCAATTAGATGAAGATGCCCTTATTGGAGTTTTGCTTATTAGCTGTCAGTTTGTGTTTGTGGTTTCCTATGAAATGGGTTCCAATCTTCAGTTAAACAAGCAAAGAAATAATTTTCGTTAGAAATAAACTTTAGAGTTCTTCTTGACCCTAAGGTCTGGTGCCTAGATTTTCTCCAATTATTTCAAGTGTTTTTTGAGTTAGAAGCTAGTTGTTTCTCATGCACATTTTATGTTAAGAAAAGAACTTTGATCTAACAAAATCCATTTTGGGAATGGCAGGTACAATAAAAGATGAAGGGGTTCCATGGGTAAGGATTGCAGGATTAGCATAcattcctatatatatatatatatatgatatgaTGTACAAAAATCTGTCCCTACTTGAATCTTAAAATTGTACTTGATGATTCCGAATAAACCTTTCTATGCTCATTTGGCTTGCTGTGTTTTTGGAACTTTTACATGCCACTACAACTGAAACCAGTCTGAATTCGGAACTATCCGCTCGTGGCATTTATATCATAGTGTTGCTGGTGTGGTATTCTTGGAACATGACAGATAGTAACAACACTCATAGTATTCTAGGAACCATAACTGATAGAATCAACACTCCTGTGAACCAAGATCTTGATTCTCCAGACAAAGCATTTTTTCCAGCTCGCCAATGAATTTT
The nucleotide sequence above comes from Telopea speciosissima isolate NSW1024214 ecotype Mountain lineage chromosome 3, Tspe_v1, whole genome shotgun sequence. Encoded proteins:
- the LOC122654083 gene encoding OVARIAN TUMOR DOMAIN-containing deubiquitinating enzyme 4-like isoform X3, which gives rise to MSTLKFPFGIPGDGRCLFRSVVHGACLREGKSSPSESIQKELADELRAKVVDEFIKRRQDTEWFLEGDFDAYVAQMRQPHIWGGEPELLMSSHVLQMPITVYMKDKFSGILKSIAEYGQEYGKDNPIRVLYNGCGHYDALQNPYESQAKMYNKR
- the LOC122654083 gene encoding OVARIAN TUMOR DOMAIN-containing deubiquitinating enzyme 4-like isoform X1; its protein translation is MSTLKFPFGIPGDGRCLFRSVVHGACLREGKSSPSESIQKELADELRAKVVDEFIKRRQDTEWLAFFNNLFLDSHSTSIWKCLCTCIPLFHGIGNLKKFLEGDFDAYVAQMRQPHIWGGEPELLMSSHVLQMPITVYMKDKFSGILKSIAEYGQEYGKDNPIRVLYNGCGHYDALQNPYESQAKMYNKR
- the LOC122654083 gene encoding OVARIAN TUMOR DOMAIN-containing deubiquitinating enzyme 4-like isoform X2; amino-acid sequence: MDWGSGIPGDGRCLFRSVVHGACLREGKSSPSESIQKELADELRAKVVDEFIKRRQDTEWLAFFNNLFLDSHSTSIWKCLCTCIPLFHGIGNLKKFLEGDFDAYVAQMRQPHIWGGEPELLMSSHVLQMPITVYMKDKFSGILKSIAEYGQEYGKDNPIRVLYNGCGHYDALQNPYESQAKMYNKR